A single region of the Salvelinus sp. IW2-2015 linkage group LG20, ASM291031v2, whole genome shotgun sequence genome encodes:
- the ccbe1 gene encoding collagen and calcium-binding EGF domain-containing protein 1, protein MLKSLKCSWTLDVTGHSEWLNDVICDVFSRLIQGPAGAPGKDGIKGETGAPGPSGPPGPPGSFDFLLLLMADIRNDIVELQSKVFGRLMHSPGEEFPVGVPDTWRDNQSPGREVPMDGPESWRDNQSPDSWRENQDILVDIGSGEDKPKDYKTRNVAKGNSGEDYKPRRKEEDRNRNRNRKRKPMQASTTDSDLDWTF, encoded by the exons ATGCTAAAGTCATTGAAATGTAGCTGGACCCTAGATGTGACTGGACACAGTGAATGGTTAAATGATGTGATCTGTGATGTCTTCTCTCGTCTCATACAGGGTCCTGCCGGGGCTCCAGGAAAAGATGGCATCAAG GGGGAGACGGGGGCTCCTGGACCTTCTGGACCTCCA GGCCCTCCCGGATCCTTTGACTTCCTGCTGCTGTTGATGGCTGACATCCGTAACGATATCGTTGAGCTACAGAGCAAGGTGTTCGGCAGACTCATGCATTCTCCTGGAGAGGAGTTCCCTGTGGGGGTCCCAGATACATGGAGGGACAACCAGTCGCCTGGGAGGGAGGTCCCCATGGATGGCCCAGAGAGCTGGAGGGACAACCAATCGCCTGACAGCTGGAGGGAGAACCAAGATATCCTGGTGGACATTGGCTCTGGAGAAGACAAACCAAAGGATTACAAAACACGAAACGTTGCCAAGGGCAACTCTGGAGAAGACTACAAACCACGCAGGAAGGAAGaggacaggaacaggaacaggaacaggaagagGAAACCCATGCAAGCCTCAACAACAGACTCAGACTTGGATTGGACGTTTTGA